A window of Ranitomeya variabilis isolate aRanVar5 chromosome 2, aRanVar5.hap1, whole genome shotgun sequence contains these coding sequences:
- the MTERF4 gene encoding transcription termination factor 4, mitochondrial isoform X1 — protein sequence MFLTVPYLILRRLRARHELNEEVRYEPPPRQYRESNINRRQFLRRRRRRRIFPARIDLSEIDEHDIKDRYRLNSDAIMSLYELIKKDLISTTKRSNAVPGIVKLLCALHYFTSGSLQSTVAEAGGITQSTFSRALSEVISAILKLADQFIKFPSDPAGLHLVKQGFQSIDGFPDVLGAVGCTHIAISPPSEMEQMYRNKKHYHSINVQVICDSDTRILDVVSQCPGSTHDSSVLKQSEIHERFDKGEFSGWLLGDAGYGVKQWLLTPFENPATASEVRYNLSHNATYSAVERTIDVLKSRFRCLDNPNGVLLYNPEKVSKIILVCCIIHNIAVLKNIDVDIALDLRPPIKDESTEDDTMEGTAQRDAVVAEYFSG from the exons ATGTTCCTGACGGTGCCATATCTGATCCTGAGAAGATTGAGAGCCAGGCATGAATTAAATGAAGAAGTTCGCTATGAGCCCCCACCACGGCAGTACAGAGAAAGCAATATTAATAGAAGGCAGTTCTTAAGACGGCGACGACGGAGGAGAATATTCCCTGCAAGAATTGATCTATCCGAGATTGATGAGCATGACATTAAAGATCGTTACCGCCTTAATTCAGATGCTATAATGTCTCTGTATGAACTCATTAAGAAAGACTTAATCTCCACTACAAAGAGAAGTAATGCAGTTCCTGGGATTGTAAAGTTACTCTGTGCCCTTCATTATTTCACCAGCGGGTCTTTACAGAGCACTGTGGCTGAAGCTGGCGGCATAACCCAGAGCACCTTCAGCCGCGCTCTGTCGGAGGTCATATCCGCTATTCTAAAACTCGCTGACCAATTCATAAAGTTCCCCAGCGACCCTGCTGGCTTACATCTCGTGAAGCAAGGCTTCCAGAGCATTGACGGATTCCCAGATGTCTTGGGTGCGGTGGGATGCACACATATAGCCATCTCCCCGCCCTCCGAGATGGAGCAGATGTATCGGAACAAGAAGCACTATCACTCCATCAATGTGCAGGTCATCTGTGACTCGGACACGAGGATCTTGGATGTAGTTTCACAGTGTCCTGGGTCAACACACGACTCTTCGGTCCTGAAGCAATCTGAGATTCACGAAAGATTTGATAAAGGAGAATTTAGTGGGTGGTTGTTAG GAGATGCAGGATATGGGGTTAAACAATGGCTTCTCACACCTTTCGAGAACCCGGCTACGGCGTCTGAGGTGCGATACAACTTATCTCACAACGCCACGTATTCTGCGGTGGAGCGAACTATTGATGTGCTGAAAAGCCGCTTCCGCTGTTTGGACAATCCCAATGGGGTTCTCCTCTATAACCCCGAGAAAGTCAGTAAAATTATTCTTGTGTGCTGTATAATACACAATATTGCAGTGCTAAAAAATATTGACGTTGACATCGCACTGGATCTCAGACCCCCAATCAAAGATGAATCGACGGAGGATGACACCATGGAGGGCACGGCGCAGAGGGATGCAGTGGTGGCAGAATACTTCTCAG